A genomic window from Microbacterium sp. H1-D42 includes:
- the infB gene encoding translation initiation factor IF-2, producing the protein MAAKPRVHEIAAELGVDSKFALAKLKELGEFVKSPSSTVEPPVARKLRAAIEADPQAKAADKADAKPATETEAKPAAKPGAKAAAPKAPTPGPKPGPVKKTTEPEAPAPVAEAAPAPVVETPADSTPAPSGNAPKPGGNAPKPGGSAPKPGAPRPGNNPFGSAQGMGQRPAGPRPGNNPFASQQGMGQRPTPGNIPRPQAPRPGSPRVGAPRPGRPGGAGARGGQGGRPGAPFQQRPGGPGRPGGAGGAPGAGPGARPGGGGGFAGRPGGGGGRGRGPGGGTAGAFGKGGGKSKQRKSRRAKRQEFEMRSAPIVGGVNVSKGNGEIIRLRRGASIADFADKLEALNGYTVQPGTLVTILFNLGEMATATESLDEATFEVLGEELGYKIQMVSPEDEDKELLEGFGLDLEAELEAESEDDLEIRPPVVTVMGHVDHGKTRLLDAIRQTNVIEGEAGGITQHIGAYQIWTEHEGIERAITFIDTPGHEAFTAMRARGAQVTDLAILVVAADDGIMPQTVEALNHAQAADVPIVVAVNKVDKPEANPAKVRQQLTEYGLVAEEYGGDVMFIDVSARAGTGIQELLDAVLLTADAGLDLTANPNKSARGVAIEAKLDKGRGSVATVLIQSGTLRVGDSIVAGTAFGRVRAMLDENGDAVEEAAPSRPVQVQGLNSVPRAGDVFIVTEEDRMARQIAEKREAVQRNALLAKARKRISLEDFTRALEEGKVETLNLIIKGDVSGAVEALEESLLKIEVDDTVQLRIIHRGVGAITESDVNLATIDNAIIVGFNVRPDTKAREAAAREGVDVRFYSVIYSAIDEIENSLKGMLKPEFEEVQSGVAEIREVFRSSKFGNIAGVIVRSGTITRNAKARVIRDGVVLADGLAIESLRRFKDDVTEVRTDFEAGIGLGKYNDIQIGDEIETTEMVEKPRG; encoded by the coding sequence GTGGCTGCCAAACCACGTGTGCACGAGATCGCCGCTGAACTCGGCGTCGACAGCAAGTTCGCACTCGCGAAGCTCAAGGAGCTCGGCGAGTTCGTGAAGAGCCCGTCCTCGACGGTCGAGCCCCCCGTCGCGCGCAAGCTGCGCGCGGCGATCGAGGCCGACCCGCAGGCGAAGGCGGCGGACAAGGCCGATGCCAAGCCCGCCACGGAGACCGAAGCCAAGCCGGCTGCCAAGCCCGGCGCCAAGGCTGCGGCTCCCAAGGCTCCGACCCCCGGACCCAAGCCCGGCCCGGTCAAGAAGACCACCGAGCCCGAGGCTCCGGCACCGGTCGCAGAGGCTGCGCCGGCGCCGGTCGTCGAGACGCCAGCTGACAGCACCCCTGCGCCCAGCGGCAACGCCCCGAAGCCGGGTGGCAACGCGCCCAAGCCCGGTGGAAGCGCACCGAAGCCCGGCGCACCGCGCCCCGGCAACAACCCGTTCGGCTCTGCTCAGGGCATGGGCCAGCGCCCGGCCGGTCCGCGTCCAGGTAACAACCCGTTCGCGTCCCAGCAGGGCATGGGCCAGCGCCCGACGCCCGGCAACATCCCGCGTCCGCAGGCTCCGCGTCCTGGTTCGCCCCGTGTCGGCGCTCCGCGCCCGGGTCGTCCCGGTGGTGCAGGTGCACGTGGTGGTCAGGGCGGTCGTCCCGGCGCTCCGTTCCAGCAGCGTCCAGGCGGTCCCGGTCGTCCCGGTGGCGCCGGTGGTGCTCCCGGTGCCGGTCCCGGCGCGCGTCCCGGTGGTGGCGGCGGCTTCGCCGGTCGCCCCGGCGGTGGCGGCGGCCGTGGTCGTGGACCCGGCGGTGGCACCGCAGGTGCCTTCGGCAAGGGCGGCGGCAAGAGCAAGCAGCGCAAGTCGCGGCGGGCGAAGCGGCAGGAATTCGAGATGCGGTCGGCGCCGATCGTCGGTGGAGTCAACGTCTCCAAGGGCAACGGCGAGATCATCCGCCTTCGTCGCGGCGCATCCATCGCCGACTTCGCTGACAAGCTCGAGGCGCTGAACGGTTACACCGTCCAGCCCGGCACGCTCGTCACCATCCTCTTCAACCTCGGCGAGATGGCCACGGCCACCGAGTCGCTGGACGAGGCGACCTTCGAGGTCCTCGGTGAAGAGCTCGGCTACAAGATCCAGATGGTCTCGCCCGAGGACGAGGACAAGGAGCTCCTCGAGGGCTTCGGTCTCGACCTCGAGGCCGAGCTGGAGGCGGAGAGCGAGGACGACCTCGAGATCCGTCCCCCCGTCGTCACTGTCATGGGTCACGTCGACCACGGTAAGACCCGACTGCTCGACGCGATCCGCCAGACCAATGTCATCGAGGGTGAGGCCGGCGGCATCACCCAGCACATCGGTGCGTACCAGATCTGGACCGAGCACGAAGGGATCGAGCGGGCGATCACGTTCATCGACACCCCTGGTCACGAGGCGTTCACCGCCATGCGTGCCCGTGGTGCGCAGGTCACCGACCTGGCGATCCTGGTGGTCGCGGCCGACGACGGCATCATGCCGCAGACGGTCGAGGCGCTCAACCACGCCCAGGCCGCGGATGTGCCGATCGTGGTCGCGGTGAACAAGGTCGACAAGCCCGAAGCGAACCCGGCGAAGGTGCGCCAGCAGCTCACCGAGTACGGTCTGGTCGCCGAGGAGTACGGCGGAGACGTCATGTTCATCGACGTCTCGGCTCGCGCCGGCACCGGCATCCAGGAGCTGCTCGATGCAGTCCTGCTGACGGCCGATGCAGGCCTCGACCTCACGGCGAACCCGAACAAGTCCGCTCGCGGTGTCGCCATCGAGGCGAAGCTCGACAAGGGCCGTGGTTCGGTCGCTACGGTTCTCATCCAGTCGGGAACGCTGCGTGTCGGCGACTCGATCGTGGCGGGTACGGCCTTCGGCCGCGTCCGCGCCATGCTCGACGAGAACGGCGATGCTGTCGAAGAGGCAGCACCGTCGCGTCCGGTGCAGGTGCAGGGTCTGAACTCGGTCCCCCGTGCCGGCGACGTGTTCATCGTCACCGAAGAGGACCGCATGGCGCGCCAGATCGCCGAGAAGCGTGAAGCCGTCCAGCGCAACGCTCTGCTGGCCAAGGCCCGCAAGCGCATCTCGCTCGAGGACTTCACCCGCGCTCTCGAAGAGGGCAAGGTCGAGACGCTCAACCTCATCATCAAGGGTGACGTCTCCGGTGCCGTCGAGGCGCTGGAGGAGTCGCTGCTCAAGATCGAGGTCGACGACACCGTGCAGCTGCGGATCATCCACCGCGGCGTCGGTGCGATCACCGAGTCGGACGTGAACCTGGCGACGATCGACAACGCGATCATCGTGGGCTTCAACGTGCGACCTGACACGAAGGCCCGTGAAGCTGCCGCCCGCGAGGGTGTCGACGTGCGGTTCTACTCCGTGATCTACTCGGCGATCGACGAGATCGAGAACTCCCTCAAGGGCATGCTCAAGCCGGAGTTCGAAGAGGTCCAGTCGGGTGTCGCCGAGATCCGCGAGGTGTTCCGCTCCTCGAAGTTCGGCAACATCGCCGGTGTCATCGTCCGATCGGGAACGATCACGCGCAACGCCAAGGCGCGCGTCATCCGCGACGGCGTCGTGCTCGCCGATGGCCTGGCCATCGAGTCGCTGCGTCGCTTCAAGGATGACGTCACCGAGGTCCGCACGGACTTCGAGGCCGGTATCGGCCTCGGCAAGTACAACGACATCCAGATCGGTGATGAGATCGAGACCACAGAGATGGTCGAGAAGCCTCGCGGCTGA
- the rbfA gene encoding 30S ribosome-binding factor RbfA has product MAGERQARLADRIRVILAERLEKGLRDPRLGFVTITDVRVSGDLQHASVFYTVLGTDEERAASGAALTSATGLLRKEVGSQLNVRLVPTLEFIPDALPENAGHIADLLREARERDAEVAKLASSATHAGEADPYRRDEADEQD; this is encoded by the coding sequence ATGGCTGGAGAACGACAGGCACGACTCGCGGATCGCATCCGCGTCATCCTCGCCGAGCGTCTGGAGAAGGGGCTGCGTGACCCGCGCCTGGGCTTCGTGACGATCACCGACGTTCGCGTCTCCGGCGATCTTCAGCATGCCTCGGTGTTCTACACAGTCCTCGGCACCGACGAGGAGCGCGCTGCCAGCGGCGCCGCGCTCACTTCGGCCACCGGGCTGCTCCGCAAGGAGGTCGGCAGCCAGCTGAACGTGCGACTGGTGCCGACGCTGGAATTCATCCCGGATGCGCTTCCCGAGAACGCCGGGCACATCGCGGATCTGCTGCGCGAGGCACGCGAGCGCGACGCGGAGGTGGCCAAACTGGCCTCGTCCGCCACGCACGCGGGCGAAGCTGACCCTTACCGTCGCGACGAAGCCGACGAGCAGGACTGA
- the truB gene encoding tRNA pseudouridine(55) synthase TruB, translating to MVSPGILLVDKPGGLTSHDVVARTRRAFGTRKVGHAGTLDPMATGLLVLGIEGATRLLTYIVGADKTYTATIRLGADTTTDDAEGEIVTQATPDAVAAVTPAQIAHGIAALTGAIAQVPSAVSAIKVDGKRAYDRVRAGEDVILAARQVTVSRFDVLEQRTGDGVIDVDVIVDCSSGTYIRALARDLGAGLGIGGHLTALRRTRVGGFALSDAVGIEDLAGAATLTPAEAAARVMPVLQVSDAEARDLRHGKRLHEQASRLTASEVAAIDPEGSLVGILEARGHDIKSAMNMPEVQG from the coding sequence ATGGTCTCGCCCGGAATCCTGCTCGTCGACAAGCCCGGTGGGCTGACCAGTCATGACGTGGTCGCCCGCACTCGGCGTGCCTTCGGCACCCGCAAGGTCGGCCACGCCGGCACTCTCGATCCGATGGCCACCGGTCTGCTCGTGCTCGGCATAGAGGGCGCTACGCGCCTGCTGACCTACATCGTCGGCGCCGACAAGACATACACCGCCACGATCCGCCTCGGCGCTGACACGACGACCGACGATGCCGAGGGCGAGATCGTCACCCAGGCGACGCCGGATGCTGTCGCAGCCGTCACCCCCGCACAGATCGCGCACGGCATCGCGGCACTGACCGGCGCGATCGCGCAGGTGCCGAGTGCTGTCTCGGCCATCAAGGTCGACGGCAAGCGTGCATACGACCGTGTGCGTGCCGGCGAGGATGTCATCCTCGCCGCCCGCCAGGTGACCGTCTCGCGGTTCGACGTGCTTGAGCAGCGCACCGGCGACGGCGTCATCGACGTGGACGTGATCGTCGACTGCTCGTCCGGCACCTACATCCGCGCGCTCGCGCGCGACCTCGGCGCTGGACTGGGGATCGGCGGACACCTCACCGCGCTGCGCCGCACGCGCGTCGGCGGATTCGCGCTCTCGGATGCCGTCGGCATCGAAGACCTCGCAGGTGCCGCCACCCTGACGCCGGCCGAGGCGGCGGCGCGGGTGATGCCAGTGCTGCAGGTGTCTGACGCCGAGGCGCGTGACCTGCGCCACGGCAAGCGCCTGCACGAGCAGGCGAGCCGGCTGACAGCATCCGAAGTCGCTGCGATCGACCCTGAGGGCTCGCTCGTCGGCATCCTCGAAGCACGCGGCCACGACATCAAGAGCGCCATGAACATGCCGGAGGTGCAGGGATGA
- a CDS encoding multicopper oxidase family protein: protein MTTAGPRARLVAAVRILAICLAATLVVLLVVMWWGSLRPGAYSLTEHAAGHGGASGGVSVADLTADADRAADVKVELTARHETVQLASGASFEGYTLNGATPGPTIRATQGQLVEVLLRNEDVAGGVTLHWHGVDVPAAMDGVAGVTQDAVGPGESFVYRFVAEQAGTFWYHSHQISHEQVIGGLFGMLVLAPAEETAVTDVVAAVHTYPNGIRTVSGEPGVMHVPAQPGDRVRVRVANTDNVPLSVWSGAPFVLRAVDGGELSQPPPIEGKRVTLTAGARVDVEVEIPASGGVSVQLPGASIVLGADPGPAPQPTEILDLLSYGEPTDLPFDPEQPDRSYRYDIGRMPGFIDGKPGFWWTVNGKIGDDIPMFMVKEGDVVRMTITNGSGEVHPMHLHGHHMLVLSRNGEQATGSSWWVDSLNVEHGDTYEVVFVADNPGVWMDHCHNLPHAAEGLIAHVMYEGVTTPFMLGHDTGNNPE, encoded by the coding sequence ATGACCACGGCCGGGCCGCGCGCCCGGCTCGTCGCCGCGGTGCGGATCCTGGCGATCTGCCTCGCGGCGACGCTCGTGGTGCTCCTGGTGGTGATGTGGTGGGGCAGTCTGCGCCCTGGCGCGTACTCGCTCACCGAACACGCCGCCGGCCACGGTGGTGCGAGCGGGGGCGTCAGTGTCGCCGATCTGACGGCGGATGCTGATCGCGCAGCCGACGTGAAGGTCGAACTCACCGCTCGGCACGAGACCGTGCAGCTGGCATCCGGTGCGTCGTTCGAGGGGTACACCCTCAACGGCGCCACGCCAGGGCCGACGATCCGCGCAACGCAGGGCCAGCTCGTCGAAGTGCTGCTGCGCAATGAGGACGTCGCGGGCGGGGTGACGCTGCACTGGCACGGAGTCGACGTGCCGGCGGCGATGGACGGCGTGGCAGGAGTCACACAGGACGCGGTAGGACCAGGCGAGTCGTTCGTCTACCGGTTCGTCGCCGAGCAGGCCGGCACCTTCTGGTACCACTCGCATCAGATCTCGCACGAGCAGGTCATCGGCGGACTGTTCGGGATGCTGGTGCTCGCACCGGCCGAAGAGACGGCTGTGACCGACGTTGTCGCCGCAGTGCACACCTATCCGAACGGGATCCGCACGGTGAGCGGCGAGCCAGGGGTCATGCACGTCCCAGCGCAGCCGGGGGATCGGGTGCGGGTCCGGGTGGCCAACACCGACAACGTGCCGCTGTCGGTCTGGTCGGGCGCTCCATTCGTGCTGCGCGCAGTCGATGGCGGTGAACTGAGCCAGCCTCCTCCCATCGAGGGGAAGCGGGTCACACTGACGGCGGGTGCGCGTGTCGATGTCGAGGTCGAGATCCCGGCATCCGGCGGCGTGAGCGTGCAGCTGCCCGGCGCCTCGATCGTGCTCGGAGCCGACCCCGGCCCTGCGCCGCAGCCCACCGAGATCCTCGACCTGCTCTCATACGGCGAGCCGACGGACCTGCCTTTCGACCCCGAACAGCCTGATCGGTCCTATCGCTACGACATCGGCAGGATGCCGGGATTCATCGACGGCAAGCCGGGCTTCTGGTGGACCGTGAACGGCAAGATCGGCGACGACATCCCGATGTTCATGGTGAAAGAGGGCGATGTCGTCCGCATGACCATCACCAACGGCAGTGGAGAGGTGCATCCGATGCACCTGCACGGGCACCACATGCTGGTGCTGTCCCGCAATGGCGAGCAGGCCACCGGCAGCAGCTGGTGGGTCGATTCCCTGAATGTCGAACACGGCGACACCTACGAGGTGGTGTTCGTCGCCGACAATCCCGGTGTGTGGATGGACCACTGCCACAACCTGCCGCACGCCGCCGAAGGACTGATCGCCCACGTGATGTACGAAGGCGTGACGACGCCCTTCATGCTCGGCCATGACACCGGGAACAATCCCGAATGA
- a CDS encoding A/G-specific adenine glycosylase → MREPSSPAAAWRSDLQAWYATTARDLPWRRAEFAERYGAWGTLVSEFMLQQTPVNRVIPHLEAWLDRWPTPAAMATATPAEVVHQWANLGYPRRALWLHRAAVEVVAKHGGTVPREVDSLLALSGIGEYTARAVAVFHYGDRHPVVDTNTRRVIARLVDGRAQPDPPAKRDLARMAALLPEEVEDSALFNAAMMELGAMVCTARAPRCGQCPLASSCAWLAAGSPDTGDRRRRQTRYEGSDRQARGAMLRMLREAPQHALPDADLTAAWADAAQRDRAIDSLIADGLVEAADGMLRLPA, encoded by the coding sequence ATGCGCGAACCGTCCTCCCCCGCTGCCGCGTGGCGGTCCGACCTGCAGGCCTGGTACGCCACCACCGCCCGCGACCTGCCGTGGCGCCGCGCGGAGTTCGCCGAGCGATACGGCGCCTGGGGCACGCTGGTCAGCGAGTTCATGCTGCAGCAGACGCCGGTGAACCGCGTGATCCCGCACCTGGAGGCGTGGCTCGATCGGTGGCCGACACCGGCGGCGATGGCCACAGCGACGCCTGCCGAGGTCGTGCATCAATGGGCGAACCTCGGCTATCCGCGCCGTGCGCTGTGGCTGCATCGTGCCGCCGTCGAGGTCGTCGCGAAGCACGGGGGCACCGTGCCGCGCGAGGTCGACTCGCTGCTCGCCCTCTCCGGAATCGGCGAGTACACCGCCAGGGCGGTGGCTGTGTTCCACTACGGCGACCGCCATCCGGTCGTCGACACCAACACCCGCAGGGTGATCGCCCGGCTCGTCGACGGGCGGGCGCAACCCGATCCGCCCGCGAAGCGGGATCTGGCACGCATGGCCGCCCTGCTGCCGGAAGAGGTCGAGGACTCCGCGCTGTTCAATGCCGCGATGATGGAACTCGGCGCGATGGTGTGCACCGCACGGGCGCCGAGATGCGGGCAGTGTCCACTGGCATCCTCCTGCGCCTGGCTTGCCGCCGGCAGTCCCGACACCGGCGACAGGCGCCGGCGCCAGACGCGGTACGAGGGATCGGATCGTCAGGCCCGCGGCGCGATGCTGCGGATGCTGCGCGAGGCACCACAGCATGCTCTGCCGGACGCGGATCTCACGGCCGCATGGGCGGATGCCGCGCAGCGCGACCGTGCGATCGACTCGCTCATCGCGGATGGCCTTGTCGAGGCCGCAGACGGGATGCTGCGACTGCCGGCGTGA
- a CDS encoding TetR/AcrR family transcriptional regulator gives MTAVKSQSRRSAQAAGSRRKILQAAASSFVEFGYHGATMGDIARRSGFAVQTVSYFFGTKPRLLAELIETTVVRERDVANAHVREQWEHAMAHSDDGPLLIDRFVARRHPIREAVSPLLEAARIGALTDAEVDEVHRSVEERRASEYAHLSAKLAEHDALREGLTQDRATDITLSIAGPELYLALANGRAWSGEDIREWTSSTLKQLLVA, from the coding sequence ATGACTGCTGTCAAGAGCCAATCGCGTCGGAGCGCTCAGGCCGCCGGGTCGCGACGCAAGATCCTGCAGGCCGCCGCGTCGTCGTTCGTGGAGTTCGGCTACCACGGCGCGACGATGGGCGACATCGCCCGGAGGTCAGGATTCGCGGTGCAGACCGTGTCCTACTTCTTCGGCACGAAGCCCCGGCTGCTCGCCGAGCTGATCGAGACGACGGTCGTCCGCGAGCGAGACGTGGCCAACGCACACGTCCGCGAGCAGTGGGAGCACGCGATGGCGCACTCCGATGACGGACCGCTTCTGATCGATCGGTTCGTCGCACGCCGGCATCCGATCCGCGAAGCGGTCTCGCCCCTGCTCGAGGCAGCGCGCATCGGCGCGCTGACCGATGCGGAGGTGGACGAGGTGCACCGCAGCGTCGAGGAGCGACGCGCAAGCGAGTACGCGCATCTGAGCGCGAAGCTCGCCGAGCATGATGCTCTGCGAGAGGGCCTCACGCAGGACCGCGCGACCGACATCACGCTCTCGATCGCCGGACCTGAGCTCTACCTGGCGCTGGCCAACGGTCGGGCGTGGTCGGGCGAGGACATCAGGGAGTGGACTTCGAGCACGCTCAAGCAGCTGCTCGTGGCCTGA
- a CDS encoding YlxR family protein: protein MEPVRTCVGCRDRASRTALIRVAVQNGELVFDERAVLPGRGAWLHPTSECLEVALRRRAFARALRVSPSLGFPEADDAQIIERHSPRNKG from the coding sequence ATGGAGCCTGTACGAACGTGTGTCGGTTGCCGCGATCGTGCCTCTCGAACCGCCCTGATCAGGGTGGCTGTACAGAATGGTGAACTCGTCTTCGACGAGCGAGCGGTTCTGCCCGGGAGGGGCGCATGGCTGCATCCGACATCCGAATGTCTGGAGGTCGCGCTGCGGCGCCGGGCATTCGCACGTGCACTACGTGTTTCCCCGTCACTCGGTTTCCCCGAGGCGGATGACGCGCAGATCATCGAACGACACAGTCCGCGAAACAAAGGCTGA